The proteins below are encoded in one region of Mya arenaria isolate MELC-2E11 chromosome 15, ASM2691426v1:
- the LOC128219965 gene encoding uncharacterized protein LOC128219965 — MNSLKCVIVTILCCLGIICKGQEVSISQEKTKRDESRCTLAEPTVTCTDYDSCIVENGLEFLTNAGDQDNGFWIGYAKTWISYAYVGCGQLIDGASYSVSTLGECRRKTGCQTFGIQSSTAGLRCKCASDNFKRRKCGVKCEEADQYPCGDTAHKFSFYTVENVPPSNNSQDIHRNCLLFYYNYRPGFNYYWESCTLNSTPKLLCSNTYFYYNAMAMAEIQSYDQSNELWAQAVENCVAEEKFPASIQSIKNTNFTNNDAQNHWTGIIKTESIISLNDILDNSTYPPLKYAYVMLINEKYYVKFAEEDEMRKSLCTGGSTAGLAAGVSVSLVVLIIVTVIVLVFFKRRGLLTKCYKQNDENSNHTKDTATEIACISTPIFESTTNTMDDLTATNHSYFVLEKTFDEETNEDTEHYAEPDTTDVDHYDLTEMSQNDTNDDNETAHDKNSSARSDLSKPNNTYNKVTLHRTNEYDHIHQDGMPPKSDRQTENEYDISNNLIDGKGHNNIGDDSDTYNHLNKHELKSSDTDNVYGKSETDGDSGYDTSSALTLRRNMDADYDVIKKKW; from the exons GTCAGGAAGTTTCCATTTCACAAGAAAAAACGAAAAGGGACGAGTCTAGATGCACATTGGCAGAACCAACGGTAACCTGCACGGATTATGACTCATGCATTGTTGAAAATGGTTTGGAATTTCTTACAAATGCAGGAGATCAAGACAATGGATTTTGGATTGGATATGCCAAAACATGGATTAGTTATGCTTATGTTG GATGTGGCCAATTGATTGATGGAGCCAGTTATTCTGTTTCAACTCTTGGCGAATGTAGACGTAAAACGGGATGCCAAACGTTCGGTATACAAAGCTCAACAGCG GGTTTGCGATGTAAATGTGCCAGTGATAACTTCAAGCGGAGAAAATGCGGAGTAAAATGTGAAGAAGCGGATCAATATCCATGTGGTGACACAGCCcataagttttcattttacacTGTAGAAAATG ttcctcCTAGCAATAATTCACAAGACATTCACAGAAACTGCCTACTGTTCTACTATAATTACAGACCtggttttaattattattgggAGTCATGCACTTTAAATAGCACCCCGAAACTATTATGCAGCAACACATATTTTT ATTATAATGCGATGGCGATGGCGGAAATACAAAGTTATGATCAAAGTAATGAACTTTGGGCACAGGCTGTTGAAAACTGCGTCGCTGAAGAAAAATTCCCTGCATCGATACAAAGTATCAAAAATACgaattttacaaacaatgacGCACAGAACCATTGGACTGGAATAATTAAAACAGAATCTATTATATCTTTGAACGATATCCTTG ATAATAGCACCTATCCACCTTTGAAGTATGCATATGTGATGCTGATCAACGAAAAATATTACGTCAAGTTTGCTGAGGAAGATGAAATGAGAAAGAGCTTGTGCACAGGAG GATCAACGGCAGGTCTCGCTGCTGGTGTGTCCGTTTCTCTGGTAGTGCTTATCATTGTGACGGTCATAGTGCTGGTGTTCTTTAAAAGAAG GGGACTTCTAACAAAGTGCtacaaacaaaatgatgaaaacagCAACCATACCAAAGACACAGCCACCGAAATAGCATGCATATCAACACCGATATTTGAATCTACTACAAACACAATGGATGACTTAACAGCCACAAATCATTCTTATTTTGTGCTTGAAAAAACGTTTGATGAAGAAACCAATGAGGATACCGAACACTATGCAGAGCCAGATACGACCGATGTTGACCATTATGATTTGACCGAAATGTCGCAGAATGATACTAATGATGATAACGAAACAGCCCATGACAAAAACAGCTCAGCCAGGTCTGATTTGTCCAAGCCAAATAACACTTATAACAAAGTCACATTACATCGAACTAATGAGTATGATCATATTCATCAAGATGGAATGCCGCCAAAGTCGGACAGACAAACTGAAAATGAATACGATATATCGAATAACCTGATCGACGGCAAAGGCCATAATAATATCGGAGATGACAGTGATACATATaaccatttgaacaaacatgAATTGAAGAGCTCTGACACAGATAACGTTTATGGAAAGTCTGAAACAGATGGCGATAGTGGATATGATACTTCCAGTGCTCTAACCCTTCGCAGGAACATGGATGCTGATTATGATGTGATCAAAAAGAAATGGTAG